In Woeseia oceani, one DNA window encodes the following:
- a CDS encoding AAA family ATPase, whose protein sequence is MSQKKFTGTDSYIATDDLMMAVNAAVTLQRPILIKGEPGTGKTQLAIEVAAALDRPLYEWHIKSTTKAQQGLYEYDAVARLRDSQLGDNRVHDIANYIVRGKIWEAFDSEKQPVLLIDEIDKADIEFPNDLLQELDRMEFYVYETQKLVKATHRPIIMITSNNEKELPDAFLRRCFFHYIQFPDKDTMAKIVDVHFPGLKKDLLKEALEAFYKLRDVPGLKKKPSTSELLDWIKLLLAEDISPEVLRNSDAGRAIPPLYGALLKNEQDVHLFEQLVFLDRRSRSK, encoded by the coding sequence ATGAGCCAGAAAAAATTTACCGGAACGGATTCCTATATCGCCACGGACGATCTGATGATGGCGGTCAATGCCGCTGTCACGCTTCAGCGCCCGATACTCATTAAAGGCGAGCCGGGCACCGGCAAGACTCAGCTCGCCATAGAGGTGGCGGCTGCTCTGGATCGGCCATTGTACGAATGGCACATCAAGTCGACGACGAAAGCACAGCAGGGCCTTTACGAATATGACGCGGTCGCGCGTCTGCGTGACTCGCAGCTTGGGGACAATCGGGTCCACGATATCGCGAACTACATTGTGCGCGGCAAAATCTGGGAGGCTTTCGACTCCGAAAAACAGCCAGTGTTGCTGATCGACGAAATCGACAAAGCGGATATCGAGTTTCCGAATGACCTGTTACAGGAACTCGATCGTATGGAGTTCTACGTTTATGAAACGCAGAAGCTGGTAAAAGCGACTCATCGCCCGATCATCATGATCACCAGCAACAATGAGAAAGAACTGCCTGACGCTTTCCTGCGTCGTTGCTTTTTTCACTATATCCAGTTTCCGGACAAAGACACGATGGCGAAGATAGTCGATGTGCATTTCCCCGGACTGAAAAAAGATCTCCTGAAGGAAGCACTGGAAGCCTTTTATAAATTGCGCGATGTGCCGGGCCTGAAGAAGAAACCTTCGACCTCGGAGCTGCTCGACTGGATCAAGCTGCTGCTGGCGGAAGACATTTCACCGGAAGTGTTGCGAAACAGTGATGCGGGGCGTGCGATCCCGCCGCTGTACGGTGCTTTGCTGAAAAACGAGCAGGATGTGCATTTGTTCGAGCAACTGGTGTTTCTGGACCGACGTTCCCGTTCAAAGTAG
- a CDS encoding penicillin acylase family protein — protein sequence MRRATRWLLRLAGVLAGLGIISLFVVWQMLRGSLPDLDGELAVPVISQPASIERDAAGIPTIRASNRRDLAFATGYVHGQDRFFQMDLSRRSAAGELAGLVGRVALARDKRHRLHRFRARAKQVLATVDDEHRALLDAYAEGVNSALGAMSARPFEYLVLRSKPEPWQAEDCLLVLYAMFLDLNDSRADRDVEMSLVARAVPPDVFAWLYPSGSRWDAPLVGSASSEPPIPGPEQFDLREYKARLTAARLPVPEMLPGSNNWAVAGQLTADGRAIVANDMHLGLRAPGIFYRARFLQDGQAAIDVNGVTLPGTPVMVAGSNGTVAWGFTNSNGDWSDAVIVRPGRTSNVYLSPDGERYFETYRESIKVRGERSEEIIVRETIWGPVRDDLVHPDGEIAVSWIAHAPQAVNVAQLRLETAGSVDEALSIANRMGIPPQNFMTGDAAGNIGWTIAGQVPIRGNVDGRLPVDGSTYQGIDGWLPAEQYPRVVNPTDGRLWTANSRVADGDALAKLGDGGYALGARSQQIRDGLRSVDRFTAPDMLGIQLDDRALFLEHWRELLLTLLDDNAISGKPQRAQYRLLLENWVPHASVESVGYRLVRTFRDDVHGKVFEMLMTPVRARYPHEVALRPSRQFEAPLWALVSERPAHMLTANFASWDELLLTTLDQVIEKLEALPGGLAQRTWGERNTAAIRHPLSGALPWVSRWLDMPRDPLPGGRDMPRVQGPAFGASERFAVAPGAEADGYLHLPGGPSGHPLSPYYRRGHADWVVGTASPFLPGAAQHQLRLLPQ from the coding sequence GTGCGGCGGGCAACGCGCTGGCTGTTGCGTCTGGCCGGTGTCCTTGCCGGATTGGGCATCATCAGTCTGTTTGTCGTCTGGCAGATGCTGCGTGGCAGCCTCCCCGATCTTGATGGTGAACTTGCAGTTCCCGTCATCAGTCAGCCGGCAAGTATCGAGCGCGATGCGGCCGGCATACCCACCATCCGGGCCAGCAACCGTCGTGACCTCGCGTTCGCAACCGGTTACGTACACGGACAAGACCGCTTTTTTCAAATGGATTTGTCCCGCCGCAGTGCGGCTGGTGAATTGGCCGGGTTGGTGGGCCGCGTTGCCCTTGCCAGAGACAAGCGCCATCGCCTGCATCGTTTTCGTGCGCGGGCAAAGCAAGTGCTGGCCACCGTCGACGATGAACACCGTGCGCTGCTCGACGCTTATGCCGAGGGAGTTAATTCGGCGCTGGGGGCCATGTCAGCCCGGCCGTTCGAGTACCTGGTATTGCGCAGCAAGCCGGAGCCCTGGCAGGCCGAAGACTGTTTGCTGGTTCTTTATGCGATGTTCCTCGACCTGAATGACTCGCGGGCGGACCGCGATGTGGAAATGTCGCTGGTTGCGCGCGCTGTGCCGCCGGACGTTTTTGCCTGGCTCTATCCGTCGGGCAGTCGTTGGGATGCGCCACTGGTCGGTTCAGCGAGCAGCGAGCCACCGATTCCCGGTCCGGAGCAGTTCGATCTGCGTGAATACAAGGCGCGCCTGACCGCTGCCCGTTTGCCTGTTCCGGAAATGCTGCCCGGCAGCAACAACTGGGCCGTGGCGGGTCAGCTGACGGCCGACGGCCGGGCCATTGTTGCCAATGACATGCACCTGGGATTGCGCGCGCCTGGCATCTTCTATCGTGCTCGCTTCCTGCAGGATGGGCAGGCGGCCATTGACGTGAACGGTGTGACCTTGCCCGGCACTCCGGTCATGGTCGCGGGCAGCAACGGCACAGTTGCCTGGGGCTTTACGAACAGCAACGGCGACTGGTCCGACGCTGTCATCGTTCGACCGGGCAGAACCTCGAACGTGTATTTGTCGCCAGACGGTGAGCGTTATTTTGAGACTTACCGTGAGTCCATCAAGGTTCGTGGCGAGCGCAGCGAAGAAATCATTGTGCGCGAAACGATCTGGGGTCCGGTTCGTGACGACCTGGTTCACCCTGACGGCGAAATCGCCGTAAGCTGGATCGCGCATGCGCCACAGGCTGTGAACGTCGCGCAACTGCGTCTCGAAACCGCGGGCAGCGTGGACGAAGCACTGTCTATCGCCAATCGTATGGGCATTCCCCCGCAGAACTTCATGACCGGCGATGCCGCAGGCAATATTGGCTGGACTATCGCAGGGCAAGTGCCGATACGCGGCAATGTTGACGGTCGCCTGCCCGTGGACGGCAGCACGTACCAAGGCATCGACGGCTGGTTGCCGGCAGAGCAATACCCGCGCGTGGTGAATCCGACTGATGGCCGCTTGTGGACTGCCAACTCGCGGGTTGCGGATGGCGACGCGTTGGCGAAGCTCGGAGACGGTGGCTACGCGTTGGGTGCCCGTAGCCAACAGATTCGCGACGGCTTGCGCTCGGTAGACCGATTTACCGCGCCGGACATGCTGGGCATACAGCTGGATGACCGCGCCTTGTTCCTTGAGCACTGGCGGGAACTCCTGCTGACCTTGCTCGATGACAACGCGATCAGCGGCAAGCCACAACGCGCGCAGTATCGTCTGTTGCTGGAAAACTGGGTACCGCATGCGTCCGTGGAGTCGGTCGGCTACCGACTGGTTCGGACATTCCGCGATGACGTTCATGGCAAGGTTTTCGAAATGTTGATGACGCCCGTGCGGGCCCGCTATCCGCACGAAGTTGCACTCCGGCCGAGCCGACAATTCGAAGCGCCATTGTGGGCGCTGGTGAGTGAGCGACCGGCGCATATGCTGACCGCTAACTTCGCGAGCTGGGACGAGCTGCTGCTGACGACGCTCGACCAGGTCATCGAAAAACTGGAAGCCCTGCCAGGGGGGCTGGCGCAACGTACCTGGGGTGAACGCAATACGGCAGCGATCAGGCACCCGTTGAGCGGTGCTTTGCCGTGGGTGTCCCGTTGGCTGGACATGCCGCGCGACCCGCTGCCCGGCGGACGAGACATGCCGCGGGTTCAGGGGCCGGCGTTCGGCGCATCGGAACGGTTTGCGGTTGCGCCGGGTGCCGAGGCTGATGGCTACCTGCACCTTCCGGGCGGGCCAAGCGGCCACCCGTTATCGCCGTATTACCGGCGCGGACACGCAGACTGGGTTGTTGGCACAGCTTCGCCTTTTCTGCCCGGAGCGGCGCAACACCAGCTCCGTCTCTTGCCTCAATAG
- the pyk gene encoding pyruvate kinase, whose amino-acid sequence MKRTKIVATLGPATDDPAVLIAMIKAGVDVVRINFSHGVAAEHRRRTEALREAARACGREIGVMGDLQGPKIRIRRFREGAVMLKPGAEFFLDSTLGGDDGDEHGVSVAYDDLHVDISEGDTLLLNDGQITLKVVRVDGTRIRTIVEFGGELSDHKGINRQGGGLSAAALTSEDRANIRTAAELEMDFLAVSFVRSAADVREARRLFRDAGGHGMIVAKIERAEAVERIESIIDAADVIMVARGDLGVEMGYAELPGMQKRIIRRTRHMNKVVITATQMMESMINSPIPTRAEVSDVANAVMDGSDAVMLSAETAVGDYPVEAIKAMASVCIGAEKHTLARGRTSHRLDDQFQAVDEAIAMAVMYTANHMAVKAIIALTESGSTTLWMSRIRSDIPIYAFTPHIATRRRVTMYRGVYPVEFNIEHTEILELYRDIFATLLSNKLVVENDLVLFTKGDLSGVSGSTNSMKIIRVTSSL is encoded by the coding sequence CTGAAACGAACCAAAATTGTAGCGACCCTCGGGCCGGCTACCGATGATCCGGCTGTTTTGATCGCAATGATCAAAGCGGGTGTCGATGTAGTGCGCATCAACTTCTCCCACGGAGTTGCGGCTGAACACCGGCGGCGTACCGAAGCATTAAGAGAAGCGGCACGTGCCTGTGGCCGGGAAATCGGCGTCATGGGCGATTTGCAAGGTCCGAAGATTCGTATCCGACGTTTCCGTGAAGGCGCCGTGATGCTGAAGCCAGGTGCCGAATTCTTTCTCGATTCAACGCTGGGCGGCGATGACGGCGACGAACACGGTGTCAGTGTGGCTTACGACGACCTGCACGTAGACATCTCCGAGGGCGATACCTTGCTGCTGAATGATGGGCAGATTACGCTCAAAGTCGTTCGGGTCGACGGTACGCGGATTCGCACCATAGTGGAATTCGGCGGCGAGTTGTCTGACCACAAAGGTATCAACCGACAGGGCGGTGGTTTGTCGGCAGCGGCACTCACCAGCGAAGACCGGGCCAACATTCGAACAGCCGCTGAGCTGGAGATGGACTTTCTGGCAGTGTCGTTCGTGCGCAGTGCGGCCGATGTTCGCGAGGCACGCCGCTTATTCCGGGACGCCGGCGGCCACGGCATGATCGTTGCCAAAATTGAACGCGCGGAAGCGGTTGAACGCATTGAATCCATTATCGACGCGGCGGACGTCATTATGGTTGCCCGTGGAGATCTCGGCGTCGAAATGGGTTACGCCGAATTGCCTGGAATGCAAAAGCGGATCATCCGGCGCACACGACACATGAACAAAGTGGTCATCACAGCAACGCAGATGATGGAGTCGATGATCAATAGTCCGATTCCTACCCGTGCGGAAGTGTCGGACGTTGCCAACGCTGTTATGGATGGCAGTGATGCGGTAATGCTGTCTGCCGAGACCGCCGTAGGGGATTACCCGGTGGAAGCGATCAAGGCCATGGCCAGCGTTTGCATTGGTGCCGAGAAACATACCCTGGCGCGGGGCCGTACGTCGCATCGTCTTGATGACCAGTTTCAGGCTGTTGACGAGGCTATCGCGATGGCCGTCATGTACACGGCAAATCACATGGCCGTCAAAGCGATCATCGCATTGACAGAATCCGGGTCAACCACGCTGTGGATGTCGCGTATTCGATCGGACATTCCTATTTATGCATTCACGCCGCATATCGCTACGCGCCGGCGGGTAACCATGTACCGTGGCGTGTATCCGGTCGAATTCAATATAGAACACACGGAAATTCTCGAGCTGTACCGCGATATATTCGCAACCTTATTGTCGAACAAGTTGGTTGTCGAAAACGACCTGGTATTGTTCACCAAAGGTGACCTGAGCGGCGTTTCGGGAAGCACGAACTCAATGAAGATTATTCGGGTTACGTCGTCGCTATGA
- a CDS encoding phosphoglycerate kinase: MLKMTELDLAGKRVLIREDLNVPLAAGKVTSAARLEAALPTVKAALQAGAAVILVSHLGRPEEGKPDAKLSLAPVADWLSAALGTDVPLIADWSAGVNVAPGSVVLLENIRFVVGEKACSDELSQRLANLCDVFVMDAFGTAHRAQASTYGVAKFAPIACAGPLLAAELAALGKALDNPARPFVAIVGGSKVSTKLTVLDALAGIVDQLIVGGGIANTFIAAEGHPVGKSLHEADMLDTAKSLIASGDGRAVVPLPVDVVVAKEFASTATATVKALADVADDDLILDIGPRTARQFADLLANAGTIIWNGPVGVFEFDQFGDGTRAIAEACAASDAFSVAGGGDTLAAIDKYGVADNISYISTGGGAFLEFVEGKVLPAVDILEKRAAD; encoded by the coding sequence ATGTTAAAAATGACCGAGCTGGATCTTGCCGGCAAACGCGTATTGATTCGTGAAGACCTGAACGTCCCTCTCGCTGCAGGCAAGGTGACGAGTGCGGCCAGGCTGGAGGCGGCGCTGCCGACGGTTAAGGCTGCTTTGCAGGCCGGGGCCGCGGTCATCCTGGTGTCGCACCTGGGGCGTCCGGAAGAAGGCAAGCCGGACGCGAAGCTTTCGCTGGCGCCTGTTGCCGATTGGCTGAGTGCTGCGCTCGGTACTGACGTGCCATTGATCGCTGATTGGAGTGCGGGCGTGAACGTCGCTCCCGGATCGGTCGTGTTGCTCGAGAACATTCGGTTCGTGGTGGGTGAGAAAGCCTGCAGCGATGAGCTGTCGCAGCGGCTGGCGAATTTATGCGATGTGTTTGTCATGGACGCATTCGGTACTGCGCACCGCGCACAGGCCAGCACCTATGGTGTCGCGAAGTTCGCGCCGATCGCCTGCGCCGGCCCGCTACTGGCAGCGGAACTGGCGGCGCTCGGCAAGGCACTTGATAACCCGGCCCGACCGTTTGTCGCCATTGTTGGCGGTTCCAAAGTGTCTACCAAGTTGACCGTGCTGGACGCGCTGGCCGGCATCGTTGACCAGTTGATCGTGGGTGGCGGGATTGCCAATACCTTCATCGCCGCAGAAGGCCACCCGGTCGGCAAGTCGTTACACGAGGCAGACATGCTGGATACGGCAAAGTCCCTGATCGCGTCCGGTGACGGCCGTGCGGTCGTGCCATTGCCTGTCGATGTTGTGGTCGCAAAGGAGTTTGCGAGTACCGCCACGGCGACGGTGAAGGCCTTGGCTGATGTTGCAGACGATGACCTGATTCTGGACATAGGGCCGCGTACCGCCCGGCAGTTCGCAGATTTGCTGGCGAACGCCGGCACAATCATCTGGAATGGCCCGGTCGGCGTGTTCGAGTTCGACCAGTTCGGCGACGGCACGCGGGCGATTGCAGAGGCCTGTGCGGCCAGTGACGCGTTCTCGGTTGCCGGCGGCGGTGACACGCTGGCGGCCATCGACAAGTACGGTGTCGCGGACAACATTTCATACATATCGACAGGCGGCGGCGCCTTTCTGGAGTTCGTCGAAGGCAAGGTGCTGCCGGCGGTGGACATTCTCGAAAAGCGGGCCGCGGATTAG
- the gap gene encoding type I glyceraldehyde-3-phosphate dehydrogenase yields MTIKIGINGYGRIGRNILRALYEGELRKEIEIVAVNDLGDAKTNAHLTRRDTAHGRFPGTVEVDGDYMIVNGDRIRVLAERDPAKLPWGELGVDIVLESTGFFASKEKASAHLKGGAKKVIVSAPAGTEVDATVVYGVNHHTLKASHTVISNASCTTNCLAPLVKPLHEKIGVKHGLMTTIHAYTNDQVLTDVYHSDLRRARSATMSQIPTKTGAAVAVGMVLPELDGRLDGFSMRVPTINVSAVDLTFVANRDTTAEEIHSIMKEASEGELKGVLAYTDEPLVSIDFNHDPASSTYDAGHTKVMGGNFVKVLAWYDNEWGFSNRMLDTTLALANAK; encoded by the coding sequence ATGACCATCAAGATCGGAATTAACGGCTATGGCCGTATCGGCCGCAACATCCTGCGTGCGCTGTACGAGGGCGAATTGCGCAAGGAAATCGAGATTGTTGCCGTAAACGATCTTGGTGATGCAAAGACCAACGCGCATCTGACGCGTCGCGACACGGCGCATGGGCGTTTCCCCGGCACTGTTGAGGTCGATGGCGACTACATGATCGTCAATGGCGACCGGATCCGGGTGCTGGCAGAACGCGATCCGGCTAAATTGCCCTGGGGCGAACTTGGTGTGGATATCGTACTGGAGTCCACGGGCTTTTTTGCGTCAAAGGAAAAGGCGTCGGCACATTTGAAGGGCGGTGCCAAGAAAGTCATTGTTTCGGCGCCGGCCGGAACCGAAGTTGATGCAACCGTCGTTTACGGCGTGAATCACCATACGCTGAAGGCATCGCACACGGTTATTTCCAATGCGTCGTGCACGACCAACTGCCTGGCACCGCTGGTCAAGCCGCTGCACGAAAAAATCGGCGTGAAACATGGCTTGATGACCACCATTCACGCGTACACGAATGACCAGGTACTGACGGACGTCTACCATTCGGACTTGCGTCGGGCGCGCTCCGCGACGATGTCGCAGATCCCGACGAAGACCGGTGCGGCAGTGGCCGTCGGCATGGTCCTGCCGGAACTCGATGGGCGACTGGACGGTTTCTCCATGCGCGTACCAACTATCAATGTGTCGGCGGTGGATCTCACCTTCGTTGCCAATCGCGATACTACGGCCGAGGAAATTCACAGCATCATGAAAGAAGCGAGCGAAGGCGAGCTGAAGGGCGTTTTGGCCTACACGGACGAACCGCTGGTGTCGATCGACTTCAATCACGATCCCGCCTCGTCAACCTATGACGCCGGGCATACCAAGGTGATGGGCGGCAATTTCGTCAAGGTGCTGGCCTGGTACGACAATGAATGGGGTTTCTCGAACCGCATGCTCGATACCACGCTGGCGCTGGCCAACGCCAAATAA
- the tkt gene encoding transketolase, whose amino-acid sequence MPLETSPRNVARPARRDLANAIRALSMDAVQAANSGHPGAPMGMADIAEVLWNDYLRHNPANPEWVDRDRFVLSNGHGSMLLYSLLHLTGYPLSMDEIRNFRQFGYRTAGHPEREAELGIETTTGPLGQGISNAVGMALAEKMLAAEFNRPGFEIVDHKTWVFTGDGCLMEGISHEVCSLAGTLKLGKLICLYDDNGISIDGEVAAWFSDDTAARFRAYGWQVIDNVDGHDSDALNAAIAEAVADEERPTIICCKTVIGFGSPNKQGTASTHGAPLGADEIAATREALGWQYPPFEIPQEIANAWDGRDKGAASEQAWNDLFARYELEFPELAAEFLRRKHGALPESWNEFAAGKIAEIDTAGAKMATRQASLLALNAFAPALPELIGGSADLTGSNLTKHDGSRPVSGDDASGNYLYFGVREFGMSAICNGMALHGSFIPYSGTFLTFSDYARNALRMAALMELQNIFVYTHDSIGLGEDGPTHQPVEHVASLRIMPNMRVWRPCDTVETAVAWRDAIERRNGPVSLVLTRQGLPHQARSVAQRDNIARGGYVLRDSDGTPELILIATGSEVALAVESAAVLSDSGVKVRVVSMPCVELFDQQTADYRESVLPAAVSARVAIEAGVTEGWWRFVGTSGRVVGMDTFGQSAPAEKLFEHYGFSVDNVVSVTRELLD is encoded by the coding sequence ATGCCACTAGAAACCAGCCCTCGGAACGTTGCGCGCCCAGCGCGACGTGACCTCGCAAACGCTATTCGCGCCCTCAGTATGGACGCCGTGCAAGCGGCCAATTCCGGCCATCCCGGTGCCCCTATGGGCATGGCGGACATCGCGGAGGTCCTTTGGAATGACTATCTGCGGCACAACCCCGCAAACCCGGAATGGGTCGATCGCGACCGTTTTGTCCTGTCAAACGGGCACGGGTCGATGTTGCTGTACAGCCTTCTGCACCTGACGGGCTACCCGTTGAGCATGGATGAAATCCGCAATTTCCGGCAGTTCGGCTACCGAACAGCCGGTCATCCGGAGCGCGAAGCAGAGCTCGGCATCGAAACCACGACGGGGCCGCTGGGGCAGGGCATCAGTAATGCGGTTGGCATGGCGCTGGCCGAGAAAATGCTGGCCGCCGAGTTCAATCGACCGGGATTCGAGATCGTCGATCACAAGACATGGGTATTCACCGGCGACGGTTGCCTGATGGAAGGTATTTCCCACGAAGTCTGTTCACTCGCCGGAACATTGAAGCTTGGCAAGCTTATTTGCCTGTATGACGACAACGGCATTTCCATTGATGGCGAGGTGGCGGCCTGGTTCTCGGACGATACGGCTGCGCGTTTTCGCGCATATGGCTGGCAAGTCATCGACAATGTCGATGGTCACGACAGCGACGCGCTCAACGCGGCCATCGCCGAAGCCGTGGCTGACGAAGAGCGGCCCACAATCATCTGCTGCAAGACTGTTATCGGCTTTGGTTCACCGAACAAGCAGGGCACAGCCAGCACGCACGGCGCGCCGCTCGGTGCCGACGAAATCGCGGCGACCCGTGAAGCGCTGGGCTGGCAATACCCGCCGTTCGAAATCCCGCAAGAAATTGCCAACGCGTGGGATGGACGGGACAAAGGCGCGGCGAGCGAACAGGCCTGGAATGACCTGTTTGCGCGCTACGAACTGGAGTTTCCGGAGCTGGCGGCAGAGTTCTTGCGCCGTAAACACGGTGCATTGCCGGAATCGTGGAATGAATTCGCCGCTGGCAAGATCGCTGAGATCGACACCGCAGGGGCCAAAATGGCGACACGCCAGGCGTCTTTGCTGGCGCTGAACGCGTTCGCTCCCGCGTTGCCGGAACTGATCGGCGGCTCTGCCGACCTGACAGGCTCCAACCTGACCAAGCACGACGGTTCGAGACCGGTGAGCGGCGACGACGCGTCTGGTAACTACCTGTATTTCGGCGTACGTGAATTCGGCATGTCTGCGATATGCAATGGCATGGCGTTGCACGGTAGTTTTATCCCCTATTCGGGCACCTTCCTGACGTTCTCCGACTACGCGCGCAACGCCCTGCGGATGGCGGCATTGATGGAGCTGCAGAATATTTTCGTCTACACGCACGATTCCATTGGTCTGGGCGAAGACGGCCCGACGCACCAGCCAGTTGAGCACGTCGCCAGTCTGCGGATCATGCCGAATATGCGCGTGTGGCGGCCGTGTGACACGGTCGAGACCGCCGTTGCATGGCGAGATGCAATAGAACGCCGCAACGGCCCTGTGAGCCTGGTCCTGACACGACAGGGTTTGCCGCATCAAGCGCGCAGTGTTGCGCAACGCGACAACATCGCTCGTGGCGGCTATGTTCTGCGCGACTCGGATGGCACGCCGGAGCTCATTTTGATCGCAACCGGTTCGGAAGTGGCGCTCGCGGTGGAATCCGCCGCTGTACTCAGCGACAGTGGCGTGAAGGTCCGGGTGGTTTCGATGCCGTGCGTGGAGTTGTTTGACCAGCAAACAGCGGATTACCGTGAAAGCGTTTTGCCGGCTGCTGTTTCCGCCCGCGTCGCGATCGAAGCTGGCGTTACCGAGGGTTGGTGGCGATTCGTTGGTACCTCGGGCCGCGTAGTCGGTATGGATACGTTTGGCCAATCGGCACCGGCCGAAAAATTGTTTGAGCATTACGGATTCAGCGTCGACAACGTCGTCTCGGTTACCCGGGAATTGCTGGACTGA